The following proteins come from a genomic window of Achromobacter sp. AONIH1:
- a CDS encoding histone deacetylase family protein: MKVVYSDKHQLHDPQFFIVRGKVRRSNEQPERGARLLAAVRRDGHQIVAPADHGAAPRAAVHTPQYLRFLETAYARWRELPDASEEVVANVHPFPGQPCTYPEHIVGLAGYHMGDTACPIGAGTWEAAAWSAHCATHAAQLVLDGERAAYALCRPPGHHAYVDRANGFCYLNNAAIAAQQLRAAHARVAILDLDVHHGNGTQGIFYRRADVLTVSMHADAHNTTPFFVGHAHETGEGDGLGYNINRPLPVGTGDAGYLEALRRVFLDIRAYAPGALVVALGLDAHERDPYKGLAVTTEGFGLILAEVARLGLPTVLVQEGGYLSDDLGPNLASALRGFDSAA, translated from the coding sequence ATGAAAGTAGTCTACAGCGATAAGCACCAGCTTCATGATCCGCAGTTCTTCATCGTGCGCGGCAAGGTCCGGCGCAGCAACGAGCAGCCCGAGCGCGGCGCGCGCCTGCTGGCGGCGGTGCGGCGCGACGGGCACCAGATCGTCGCGCCGGCCGACCACGGCGCCGCGCCGCGCGCCGCGGTGCACACGCCGCAATACCTGCGATTCCTGGAAACCGCTTACGCGCGCTGGCGCGAATTGCCCGACGCATCCGAGGAAGTGGTGGCCAATGTGCACCCGTTTCCCGGCCAGCCCTGCACCTATCCCGAACACATCGTCGGCCTGGCCGGCTATCACATGGGCGATACCGCGTGTCCGATCGGCGCGGGCACCTGGGAAGCGGCGGCCTGGTCGGCGCATTGCGCCACCCACGCGGCCCAGCTGGTGCTGGACGGCGAGCGCGCGGCCTACGCGCTGTGCCGTCCGCCCGGCCACCACGCCTATGTCGACCGCGCCAACGGCTTCTGCTACCTGAACAACGCCGCCATCGCGGCCCAGCAGCTGCGCGCCGCGCACGCGCGGGTCGCCATCCTGGACCTGGACGTGCATCACGGCAATGGCACCCAGGGCATCTTCTACCGCCGCGCCGACGTGCTGACCGTGTCGATGCATGCCGACGCGCACAACACCACGCCATTCTTCGTCGGCCACGCCCACGAGACCGGCGAGGGCGACGGGCTGGGCTACAACATCAACCGCCCGCTGCCGGTGGGCACCGGCGACGCCGGCTACCTGGAGGCGTTGCGCCGCGTGTTCCTGGACATTCGCGCCTACGCGCCCGGCGCGCTGGTGGTGGCGCTGGGCCTGGACGCCCACGAGCGCGATCCGTACAAGGGGCTGGCCGTCACCACCGAGGGCTTCGGCCTGATCCTGGCCGAGGTCGCGCGGCTGGGCCTGCCCACGGTGCTGGTGCAGGAAGGCGGCTACCTGTCCGACGACCTGGGGCCCAACCTGGCCAGCGCGCTGCGCGGCTTCGACTCCGCCGCCTGA
- a CDS encoding GntR family transcriptional regulator gives MPETQAVLNAFESVNVPDLVGVVEERLTQAIVQGRLPPGSRVVEAEIARQMAISRAPVREASRRLERQGILVSRPRRGFFVREMSVREIDDLFQVRLSLEMTAVAAACEHADAAGLARLRGLLELMIAEAADAPQHRRIELDLSFHTLICELSGNAYLLRLFSSTQTEMRMIISLIDNVYQDPEMVAATHQPILDALARRDAAAAQACMKVHLDDAWEHVRNLFVSQHGAAGEKPRGSRKT, from the coding sequence ATGCCCGAAACCCAGGCCGTCCTCAATGCTTTCGAATCCGTCAATGTTCCCGACCTGGTCGGCGTCGTCGAAGAACGGCTGACCCAGGCCATCGTGCAGGGCCGCCTGCCGCCGGGCAGCCGCGTGGTCGAGGCCGAGATCGCCCGGCAGATGGCGATCAGCCGGGCGCCGGTGCGCGAGGCCTCGCGCCGCCTGGAACGCCAGGGCATCCTGGTGTCCAGGCCGCGTCGCGGCTTCTTCGTGCGCGAGATGTCGGTGCGCGAGATCGACGACCTGTTCCAGGTGCGCCTGAGCCTGGAGATGACCGCCGTGGCGGCCGCCTGCGAGCATGCCGACGCCGCCGGCCTGGCGCGCCTGCGCGGCTTGCTGGAACTGATGATCGCCGAGGCCGCCGACGCGCCGCAGCATCGCCGCATCGAGCTGGACCTGAGCTTCCATACCCTGATCTGCGAGCTGTCGGGCAACGCCTACCTGCTGCGCCTGTTCTCCAGCACGCAGACCGAGATGCGCATGATCATCTCGCTGATCGACAACGTCTACCAGGATCCGGAAATGGTCGCGGCCACGCACCAGCCCATCCTGGACGCGCTGGCGCGCCGCGATGCAGCGGCCGCGCAGGCCTGCATGAAGGTACATCTGGACGATGCCTGGGAGCACGTCCGCAACCTGTTCGTCTCGCAGCATGGCGCGGCGGGCGAAAAACCAAGGGGCAGCAGGAAAACATGA
- a CDS encoding ABC transporter substrate-binding protein has translation MNRRDFLISSAVTAGWLSGATALPAWAAAARNGVLNIAVQPEPPGLMLGIVQNGPTQMIGGQIYESLLRYDDKLEPMPGLAASWTVNDAATVYTFTLKQGVQWHDGKPFNAHDVVFSVDQFLRKTHARLRAGLAFVDSIKALDEHTVEFRLPRPFGPFLGLFEVGTMPMVPRHIYEGTDYLNNPANNTPIGTGPYKFKEWRRGSYIQLVRNEQYHEAGLPSVDTLYFHVIPDAASRAAAFESGKMDVLPGGTVEYFDIARLKALPNVETTTKGWEFFGPHSFMWLNNRHPVLADVRVRRAIMYALDREAMRNVAWYGFGKVATGPFNSSVRYYTDQVTRYPRDVARAKQLLKEAGYKGQTLRLLPLPYGETWQRYAEIARQNLAEVGIKLEMTATDVAGWSEKTANWDYDIAFCYLYQYGDAALGVSRNYLTSTIAKGSPWNNVEGYSNPKVDELFERGAQEADPQKRRALYEEVQRILVDEAPVAWLLELQFPTLYRNNIKNLINSGIGLNDSLARATLA, from the coding sequence ATGAACCGACGCGACTTTCTGATCTCGAGCGCCGTCACGGCCGGCTGGCTGAGCGGCGCGACCGCCCTGCCCGCCTGGGCCGCGGCCGCGCGCAACGGCGTGCTCAACATCGCCGTGCAACCCGAGCCGCCGGGCCTGATGCTGGGCATCGTGCAGAACGGCCCCACGCAGATGATCGGCGGCCAGATCTACGAAAGCCTGCTGCGCTACGACGACAAGCTTGAGCCCATGCCCGGCCTGGCCGCGTCCTGGACGGTGAACGACGCGGCCACCGTCTACACCTTCACGCTCAAGCAGGGTGTGCAGTGGCACGACGGCAAGCCCTTCAACGCGCACGACGTGGTGTTCAGCGTCGACCAGTTCCTGCGCAAGACCCACGCGCGCCTGCGCGCCGGGCTGGCCTTCGTGGACAGCATCAAGGCGCTGGACGAGCACACGGTCGAATTCCGCCTGCCCCGGCCGTTCGGCCCGTTCCTGGGGCTGTTCGAGGTCGGCACCATGCCGATGGTGCCGCGCCATATCTACGAAGGCACCGACTACCTGAACAACCCGGCCAACAACACGCCCATCGGCACCGGCCCGTACAAGTTCAAGGAATGGCGGCGCGGCTCGTACATCCAGCTGGTGCGCAACGAGCAGTACCACGAGGCCGGCCTGCCCAGCGTCGACACGCTGTACTTCCACGTGATCCCCGACGCCGCCTCGCGCGCGGCCGCCTTCGAATCCGGCAAGATGGACGTGCTGCCCGGCGGCACCGTCGAATACTTCGACATCGCGCGCCTGAAGGCGCTGCCCAACGTCGAGACCACCACCAAGGGCTGGGAATTCTTCGGCCCGCATTCCTTCATGTGGCTCAACAACCGCCATCCGGTGCTCGCCGACGTGCGCGTGCGCCGCGCCATCATGTACGCGCTGGACCGCGAGGCCATGCGCAACGTGGCCTGGTATGGCTTCGGCAAGGTCGCCACCGGGCCGTTCAACAGCAGCGTGCGCTATTACACCGACCAGGTCACGCGCTATCCGCGCGACGTGGCGCGCGCCAAACAACTGCTCAAGGAAGCCGGCTACAAGGGTCAGACGCTGCGCCTGCTGCCGCTGCCCTACGGCGAGACCTGGCAGCGCTACGCCGAGATCGCGCGCCAGAACCTGGCCGAGGTTGGCATCAAGCTGGAGATGACCGCCACCGACGTGGCCGGCTGGAGCGAGAAGACCGCCAACTGGGACTACGACATCGCCTTCTGCTACCTGTACCAATACGGCGACGCCGCGCTGGGCGTGAGCCGCAACTACCTCACGTCCACCATCGCCAAGGGCTCGCCCTGGAACAACGTCGAGGGTTACAGCAACCCCAAGGTCGACGAGCTGTTCGAACGCGGCGCGCAGGAAGCCGATCCGCAGAAGCGCCGCGCGCTGTACGAAGAGGTGCAGCGCATCCTGGTCGACGAGGCGCCGGTGGCCTGGCTGCTGGAACTGCAATTCCCCACGCTCTACCGCAACAACATCAAGAACCTGATCAATTCCGGCATCGGTTTGAACGATAGCCTGGCGCGCGCCACGCTGGCCTGA
- a CDS encoding class II aldolase/adducin family protein — protein sequence MALSQESAQPSSAAEQQTRRDLAACYRLVAHFGMDDSIYTHISARVPGEEGAFLINPYGHLFRDITPESLVKVGMDGHPVAPTPHDVNPAGFTIHSAVHMGRPDAGCVLHTHTVAGVAVSSLACGLQPVNQWALQFYNRVAYHDYEGIALDLDERERLVADLGQQNAMILRNHGLLTVGATVAEAFILMLNLDRACRVQLAIQSTGQATYPVSAQVSEKTARQYASGDTNRLPGSPDPSEREWRALLKLVEPPPPAPRLADALDGSALRA from the coding sequence ATGGCCCTCTCCCAGGAATCCGCGCAGCCAAGCAGCGCGGCCGAACAACAGACCCGCCGCGACCTGGCGGCCTGCTACCGGCTGGTCGCCCATTTCGGCATGGACGACAGCATCTACACCCACATCTCGGCGCGCGTGCCCGGCGAGGAAGGGGCCTTCCTGATCAATCCCTACGGCCACCTGTTCCGCGACATCACGCCCGAATCGCTGGTCAAGGTCGGCATGGACGGCCATCCGGTCGCGCCCACGCCCCACGACGTCAATCCGGCGGGCTTCACCATCCACAGCGCCGTGCACATGGGACGCCCCGACGCGGGTTGCGTGCTGCACACCCACACCGTCGCCGGCGTGGCCGTGTCCTCGCTGGCCTGCGGCCTGCAGCCGGTGAACCAGTGGGCGCTGCAGTTCTATAACCGCGTCGCCTATCACGACTACGAAGGCATCGCGCTGGACCTGGACGAACGCGAGCGGCTGGTGGCCGACCTGGGTCAACAGAACGCCATGATCCTGCGCAACCACGGCCTGCTGACCGTCGGCGCCACGGTGGCCGAGGCCTTCATCCTGATGCTCAATCTGGACCGCGCCTGCCGCGTGCAGCTGGCGATCCAGTCCACCGGCCAGGCGACCTACCCGGTCAGCGCGCAGGTCAGCGAGAAGACCGCGCGCCAGTACGCCAGCGGCGACACCAACCGCCTGCCCGGCTCGCCCGACCCCAGCGAACGCGAATGGCGCGCGCTGCTCAAGCTGGTGGAACCTCCGCCGCCCGCCCCCCGGCTCGCGGATGCCCTCGATGGCTCCGCGCTGCGCGCCTGA
- a CDS encoding ABC transporter ATP-binding protein: protein MNLVTSHAAAPPSGDALLDIRDLSIRLPAGADRPLAVKDASLRIGRGETLCIVGESGSGKSMIANAVMGLLPQPMVAPVAGAIVFQGHDLLALAEPQWRALRGNRIGMIFQDPMSALNPVMRIGDQLEEALDAHLRLSPADKRARILGALRDVRLPDPEGIAASYPGRLSGGQRQRVMIACALMLEPALLIADEPTTALDVTTQAQILELIRDLQAKRGTAVLFITHDFGVVSQIADHVAVMQLGEIVEAGAAADVLGHPRHDYTRKLIAAIPHGMPDTAREAARQPVLLDVRDLHKTYVSGGGLFRRGRETAAMRGISFTLQRGEVLGLVGESGSGKSTLGRCIAGLLAPDGGQILFNGQAGNARPAPGRVQMVFQDPQASLNPRHTVGRSIMAGPLAQGMAPERARARAAELLQLVGLNPDAAGRYPHEFSGGQRQRIGIARALASEPELIVADEPVSALDVSVQAQVLELFASVRRRFQLSMLFVTHDLRVAAQMCDRIAVMQQGRIIECGPAAQIIGAPGQGYTRELVRAVPDFASIVSGRARISGHARLAEVAA from the coding sequence ATGAACCTCGTCACCTCCCATGCCGCCGCCCCGCCATCCGGGGACGCCCTGCTCGACATCCGCGACCTGTCGATCCGCCTGCCGGCCGGCGCCGACCGCCCGCTCGCGGTCAAGGACGCCAGCCTGCGCATCGGTCGCGGCGAAACGCTGTGCATCGTGGGCGAAAGCGGCTCCGGCAAGTCCATGATCGCCAACGCCGTCATGGGCCTGCTGCCGCAGCCCATGGTGGCGCCGGTGGCCGGCGCCATCGTGTTCCAGGGCCACGACCTGCTGGCCCTGGCCGAACCGCAATGGCGCGCGCTGCGCGGCAACCGCATCGGCATGATCTTCCAGGATCCGATGTCGGCGCTCAATCCGGTGATGCGCATCGGCGACCAGCTCGAAGAGGCGCTGGACGCGCACCTGCGCCTGTCGCCCGCCGACAAGCGCGCCCGCATCCTGGGCGCGCTGCGCGACGTGCGGCTGCCGGATCCCGAGGGCATCGCCGCCAGCTATCCCGGACGCCTGTCCGGCGGCCAGCGCCAGCGCGTCATGATCGCCTGCGCGCTGATGCTGGAGCCGGCGCTGCTGATCGCCGACGAGCCCACCACCGCGCTGGACGTCACCACCCAGGCGCAGATCCTGGAGCTGATCCGCGACCTGCAGGCCAAGCGCGGCACCGCCGTGCTGTTCATCACCCATGACTTCGGCGTGGTTTCGCAGATCGCCGACCACGTGGCCGTGATGCAGCTGGGCGAGATCGTCGAGGCCGGCGCGGCCGCCGACGTGCTGGGCCATCCCCGTCACGACTACACCCGCAAGCTGATCGCCGCCATCCCGCACGGCATGCCCGACACGGCGCGCGAGGCCGCGCGCCAGCCGGTATTGCTGGACGTGCGCGACCTGCACAAGACCTATGTGTCCGGCGGCGGCCTGTTCCGGCGCGGCCGCGAAACCGCCGCCATGCGCGGCATCAGCTTCACCCTCCAGCGCGGCGAGGTGCTGGGCCTGGTGGGCGAGTCCGGTTCGGGCAAGTCCACGCTGGGCCGCTGCATCGCCGGCTTGCTGGCGCCGGACGGCGGCCAGATCCTCTTCAACGGCCAGGCGGGCAATGCGCGCCCCGCGCCGGGACGTGTGCAAATGGTGTTCCAGGACCCGCAGGCCTCGCTCAACCCGCGCCATACCGTGGGCCGCTCGATCATGGCCGGCCCGCTGGCGCAAGGCATGGCGCCGGAACGCGCCCGCGCCCGGGCGGCGGAACTATTGCAGCTGGTCGGCCTGAATCCCGATGCCGCCGGACGCTATCCGCATGAGTTCTCCGGCGGCCAGCGCCAGCGCATCGGCATCGCCCGCGCGCTGGCCAGCGAGCCCGAGCTGATCGTGGCGGACGAGCCGGTGTCGGCGCTGGACGTATCCGTGCAGGCCCAGGTGCTGGAGCTGTTCGCCAGCGTGCGCCGGCGGTTCCAGCTGAGCATGCTATTCGTCACCCACGACCTGCGCGTGGCGGCGCAGATGTGCGACCGCATCGCCGTCATGCAGCAGGGCCGCATCATCGAATGCGGGCCCGCCGCGCAGATCATCGGCGCGCCCGGCCAGGGCTACACGCGTGAACTGGTGCGGGCCGTGCCCGACTTCGCCAGCATCGTTTCCGGACGCGCGCGCATCAGCGGCCACGCGCGGCTGGCGGAGGTCGCGGCATGA
- a CDS encoding aspartate aminotransferase family protein — protein MTMTHSGDGAAQAAANTEALIARRRQLLGPAYRLFYDQPLHLVRGEGVWLYDAQGKPYLDAYNNVVPLGHCHPAVVEAIARQASTLNTHTRYVHETVLDYAEALLATYAPGPGHVMFTCTGSEANDLALRIAQAHTGAAGLIVTRHAYHGVTLSIAQASPSLGRYVTLGAAVRTVAAPDSYRQAPGETGPALARAVREAIADLARHGLRPAALMVDTIFSSDGVQAGPAGFLREAVDAIHEAGGLFIADEVQAGMGRTGETLWGYMRHGVAPDLITMGKPLGNGHPVAGVAARPQVLEAFGRNSRYFNTFGGNPVSAAAGLAVLRTVQQEGLMQNARRVGAYLRERLQGLAARHDLIGDVRGAGLFIGVELVRDRATREPATEQAARVVNGLRDRQVLISSAGEHANTLKIRPPLPFSTADADRLVAALDETLAAL, from the coding sequence ATGACCATGACCCATTCCGGCGACGGCGCGGCGCAGGCCGCGGCAAATACCGAGGCGCTGATCGCGCGGCGGCGGCAACTGCTGGGCCCGGCCTATCGCCTGTTCTACGACCAGCCGCTGCACTTGGTGCGCGGCGAGGGCGTGTGGCTGTACGACGCCCAGGGCAAGCCCTATCTGGACGCCTACAACAACGTGGTGCCGCTGGGCCACTGCCACCCCGCCGTGGTCGAGGCGATCGCGCGGCAGGCCTCGACCCTGAACACGCACACGCGCTACGTGCACGAAACGGTGCTCGACTACGCCGAGGCGCTGCTGGCGACCTACGCGCCGGGGCCGGGCCATGTGATGTTCACCTGCACCGGCAGCGAGGCCAATGACCTGGCGCTGCGCATCGCGCAGGCGCACACCGGCGCCGCCGGCCTGATCGTCACGCGCCACGCCTATCACGGCGTGACGCTGTCGATCGCGCAGGCCTCGCCGTCGCTGGGCCGCTATGTGACGCTGGGGGCGGCCGTGCGTACCGTGGCCGCGCCGGACAGCTACCGCCAGGCGCCCGGTGAAACCGGCCCGGCCCTGGCGCGCGCGGTGCGCGAGGCGATCGCGGACCTGGCTCGCCACGGACTGCGTCCGGCGGCGCTGATGGTGGACACCATCTTCTCCAGCGACGGCGTGCAGGCCGGACCGGCGGGCTTTCTGCGCGAAGCCGTGGACGCGATCCACGAGGCCGGCGGCCTGTTCATCGCCGACGAGGTGCAGGCCGGCATGGGGCGCACCGGCGAGACGCTGTGGGGCTATATGCGGCATGGCGTGGCGCCGGACCTGATCACCATGGGCAAGCCGCTGGGCAATGGCCATCCCGTGGCCGGCGTGGCGGCCAGGCCGCAAGTGCTGGAGGCTTTCGGCCGCAACAGCCGCTACTTCAACACCTTTGGCGGCAATCCGGTATCGGCGGCGGCCGGCCTGGCCGTGTTGCGCACGGTGCAGCAGGAAGGGCTGATGCAGAACGCGAGGCGCGTCGGCGCCTATCTGCGCGAGCGCCTGCAAGGATTGGCCGCGCGTCATGATCTCATCGGCGATGTGCGCGGCGCGGGCCTGTTCATCGGCGTGGAACTGGTGCGCGACCGCGCCACGCGCGAGCCGGCCACCGAGCAGGCGGCGCGCGTGGTCAACGGCTTGCGCGACCGGCAGGTGCTGATCAGCAGCGCCGGCGAGCATGCCAACACCTTGAAGATCCGTCCGCCGCTGCCGTTTTCCACGGCCGACGCGGACCGCCTGGTGGCGGCGCTGGACGAGACGCTGGCCGCGCTGTAG
- a CDS encoding ABC transporter permease: protein MNNGFWRRFRRNKGALAGLAVMAVVLLLALSAPLVAPHDPWAMVQRPFLPPLDLAGLPFGTDTMGRDIGSGLAYGARISLLIGLVSTLAGLLIGVSVGALAGYYGGWIDNSLMRFTELFQAIPSFALAIVLVAIFQPSVASIVTAIALVSWPPVARLVRSEFLTLRHRDFVHAAHLAGESNLRIIVTQILPNAAAPIVVMGSLMVATAILLESSLSFMGLGDPNVMSWGYMIGAARTALRQAWWISLFPGVAILLTVLALNLIGEGLSDGLNTRMDPRSRA from the coding sequence ATGAACAACGGATTCTGGCGGCGTTTCCGCCGCAACAAGGGCGCCCTGGCCGGGCTGGCCGTGATGGCCGTGGTGCTGCTGCTGGCGCTGTCCGCGCCGCTGGTCGCGCCGCACGATCCCTGGGCCATGGTGCAGCGCCCCTTCCTGCCGCCGCTGGACCTGGCCGGCCTGCCGTTCGGCACCGACACCATGGGCCGCGACATCGGCTCGGGGCTGGCCTACGGCGCCCGCATCTCTCTGCTGATCGGGCTGGTCTCGACGCTGGCGGGCCTGCTGATCGGCGTGTCGGTCGGCGCGCTGGCCGGCTACTACGGCGGCTGGATCGACAACAGCCTGATGCGCTTCACCGAGCTGTTCCAGGCCATTCCCAGCTTCGCGCTGGCCATCGTGCTGGTGGCGATCTTCCAGCCCTCGGTGGCGTCCATCGTCACGGCCATCGCCCTGGTCTCGTGGCCGCCGGTGGCGCGGCTGGTGCGCAGCGAATTCCTGACGCTGCGCCACCGCGACTTCGTCCATGCCGCGCACCTGGCGGGCGAATCGAACCTGCGCATCATCGTCACCCAGATCCTGCCCAACGCGGCCGCGCCCATCGTGGTGATGGGCTCGCTGATGGTGGCCACGGCCATCCTGCTGGAATCGAGCCTGAGCTTCATGGGCCTGGGCGATCCCAACGTGATGAGCTGGGGCTACATGATCGGCGCGGCCCGCACCGCGCTGCGCCAGGCCTGGTGGATCAGCCTGTTCCCCGGCGTGGCCATCCTGCTGACGGTGCTGGCGCTGAACCTGATCGGCGAAGGCCTGAGCGACGGGCTGAACACCCGCATGGATCCCAGGAGCCGCGCATGA
- a CDS encoding phosphotransferase, which produces MKDQDDAQDVLAVASPDIGEDEAAQAAWRHFGIAAEARRLAGERDRNFRLRARDGHEYVLKFSHPAEDPRVADFQARALLHVECADPALPVQRVALAVDGQPCAWHRAPDAPPRVLRLFSYLPGLPLPDAARSAAQRDNLGRTLARLGLALRGFEHEAGALALPWDIQRADEVAPLLAHVADPARRALAERAMARFTEHARPALPGLRAQAIHNDLNLYNVLVDPRDHDVIAGILDFGDMVRAPLVNDLAVAASYQLEPGADPLAPAIRFAAAYHAVSPLQEAELDVLFDLMMARLAMVVAIGGWRAARYPDNADYILRNNALSWARLQACDGIARDAARQRLRAACGFQ; this is translated from the coding sequence ATGAAGGATCAGGACGACGCCCAGGACGTGCTGGCCGTGGCCTCGCCGGACATCGGCGAGGACGAGGCTGCGCAGGCCGCGTGGCGCCATTTCGGCATAGCTGCCGAGGCGCGCCGCCTGGCCGGCGAGCGCGACCGCAATTTTCGGCTGCGGGCGCGCGACGGCCATGAATACGTGTTGAAGTTCTCGCACCCGGCCGAGGATCCGCGCGTGGCCGATTTCCAGGCCCGCGCGCTGCTGCACGTGGAATGCGCGGATCCGGCGCTGCCGGTGCAGCGCGTGGCGCTGGCCGTCGACGGCCAGCCCTGCGCCTGGCATCGCGCGCCGGACGCGCCGCCGCGCGTGCTGCGGCTGTTCAGCTACCTGCCGGGCCTGCCGCTGCCGGACGCCGCGCGTTCGGCGGCGCAGCGCGACAACCTGGGGCGGACCCTGGCGCGGCTGGGGCTGGCGCTGCGCGGCTTCGAACACGAGGCCGGCGCGCTGGCGCTGCCCTGGGACATCCAGCGCGCCGACGAAGTTGCGCCGCTGCTGGCGCACGTGGCCGACCCGGCGCGTCGGGCGCTGGCCGAGCGCGCCATGGCGCGCTTCACCGAGCATGCCCGGCCGGCGCTGCCCGGCTTGCGGGCGCAGGCCATCCACAATGACCTGAATCTGTACAACGTGCTGGTCGATCCTCGGGATCACGACGTCATCGCCGGCATCCTGGATTTCGGCGACATGGTGCGCGCTCCGCTGGTCAACGACCTGGCCGTGGCGGCTTCTTACCAACTGGAGCCGGGCGCCGATCCGCTGGCGCCAGCCATTCGCTTCGCCGCCGCCTATCACGCGGTCAGCCCGCTCCAGGAAGCCGAGCTGGACGTGCTATTCGATCTGATGATGGCGCGGCTGGCGATGGTGGTGGCCATTGGCGGCTGGCGCGCGGCGCGCTATCCGGACAATGCCGACTACATCCTGCGCAACAACGCGCTGTCCTGGGCCCGCCTGCAGGCCTGCGACGGCATCGCCCGCGACGCCGCGCGGCAGCGGTTGCGCGCGGCCTGCGGTTTTCAATAG
- a CDS encoding ABC transporter permease — protein sequence MKKLAYLMRRVAQGLLVLALIAVINFLLIRAAPGDPAAVMAGEAGAADEAFVAQLRERFGLDKPLPQQLATYLGHAARLDLGDSYRQQRPVMSLIGERLPATLLLTLTAFVVSLTLGVALGAWSSARAGTWLDSLVSTLSMLFYATPLFWLALMGVLLFSVKLEWLPGFGFETVGAGHAGLARAADIARHLVLPAATLALFYMAVYARMTRTAMLEVAQMDFIKTARAKGLSPRRIQRRHILRNALLPVITLAGIQAGSMVGGTVLIETVFAWPGIGRLMFDALVQRDYNLLLGTFLITAALAVAFNIITDLLYTLADPRIELQ from the coding sequence ATGAAGAAACTCGCTTACCTGATGCGCCGCGTCGCGCAGGGCCTGCTGGTGCTGGCCCTGATCGCGGTCATCAATTTCCTGCTGATCCGCGCCGCGCCCGGCGACCCGGCCGCCGTCATGGCGGGCGAGGCCGGCGCGGCGGACGAAGCCTTCGTCGCGCAGCTGCGCGAGCGCTTTGGACTGGACAAGCCGCTGCCCCAGCAGCTGGCGACCTACCTGGGACACGCCGCCCGGCTGGACCTGGGTGATTCCTACCGCCAGCAACGGCCCGTCATGAGCCTGATCGGCGAACGGCTGCCCGCGACGCTGCTGCTGACCCTGACGGCCTTCGTCGTGTCGCTGACCCTGGGCGTGGCATTGGGCGCCTGGAGCAGCGCCCGCGCCGGCACCTGGCTCGACAGCCTGGTCAGCACGCTGTCGATGCTGTTCTACGCCACGCCGCTATTCTGGCTGGCGCTGATGGGAGTGCTGCTGTTCTCGGTCAAGCTGGAATGGCTGCCGGGCTTCGGCTTCGAAACGGTGGGCGCGGGCCACGCGGGACTGGCTCGCGCGGCCGACATCGCCCGTCACCTGGTGCTGCCGGCGGCCACGCTGGCGCTCTTCTACATGGCGGTGTATGCCCGCATGACGCGCACCGCCATGCTGGAAGTGGCGCAGATGGATTTCATCAAGACCGCCCGCGCCAAGGGCCTGTCGCCGCGCCGCATCCAACGCCGCCACATCCTGCGCAACGCACTGCTGCCGGTCATCACGCTGGCCGGCATCCAGGCCGGCTCCATGGTGGGCGGCACGGTGCTGATCGAGACCGTGTTCGCCTGGCCCGGCATCGGCCGGCTGATGTTCGACGCCCTGGTGCAGCGCGACTACAACCTGCTGCTGGGCACGTTCCTGATCACGGCGGCGCTGGCCGTGGCGTTCAACATCATCACCGACCTGCTCTACACGCTGGCCGATCCGAGGATAGAACTGCAATGA